The genomic interval aataataatttattttaatcatttgataagatataacaaaaaataattttaaaaaaataattaaaaaattaataatatttcttatatataaattatatttaaatctaTGCACATAAACAAAAGTTTGATTGAATTGCTTctctaattaatttgatataaaattataagctTTCTTGCGTCGAACTCGATACAGCAGGAACACTCTCACGTCCTTCTCCGGTTCTCTCACGCTCTCCTCCTCCGATCCATCTCAGGtgactctctctcttcctctctagCCGGTTTGGATCTCTTCCGATCTCTCTCTACCCTCTCACTGTCTGGAGATCCTTCAAAGTAAGAATTTCATTTGTTCTCGTCTCATTTGGTGCTCAAACTTAATAGCTACCCGTACATCTGTTTCCGAGTTCATCAATATTAGTCTATAGTATGATTTTTTCCTCATAAAATGTAATGGGTATTTGTTATTTAATTGATTTACTTCGATTCTATTCATTACAGTTGGTTTAGTATACAATTTGTTAATGATTTGACCAGTTTGGTCAAGTGGGCATTGTGAATTCTggttttaatattcttttttactGTGTGGAACTCTATAATTTTACTTGTTCCGGAATTGGGGGTTCTGATGTCAGCTATTATGATCCAATTTGTGGTGTGGACTGTTAAAGATGGTGCTGTTACTTGTTACTCCATTGATATATATTTCCCGTCTTGTATTTTAACGCAATCATACTAAActatctttgatttttttcatgATGTTTTCCTATTGATGCATACATTGATTGTAGTACTTCTATTATCTTTCCCTTGTTTCTGGGAagatttgtaaatttaatttcagCTGCGATGAAGAGTCGTGCGGCAGTTACATACCGGTTATTTTCTTGCTCACCATAGAATCTATTGAGTTCTTGAGCTCTTAGTTAGTATTACACGAACAAAGAGAGAAATGCTTATGTTTGTAGTATCTTGCTGATGAGGTTGATGCATAGGTTCTGCTCTACTTATGCTGATTCTTCAATCAGTGTTTAGATTTGCTTTGCGTTCTTATGATTATTCCTATCTCCTGATATTATGCAGTTCTCAAGGGTGACATAATGATTTTGAATTTCTTCTCTATATTAATCCACATGTCTCTCTTGTTGCTTGTTTTCGTGGGTTTAGGTCATGAGAGTGTTGCTATAACAGAAAGACCAATCGTTTATATGTAAAGCCTCATGGGGACTGAAAATCCTGGTCGTCAACAGTTTCCTGCAAGACCTGCTGCTACGCCTTTCGCAGCTTCTCCTCCTCAGAATGTGATGCCTTTTTCATCATCTGGTCCCGTGGTCGGACCAGAGTCCTCTGGTTTTAGACGTACTCCACCAGCTGTTCACCAGCCTATGATGCCTTCATCCATGCATGTGGAAGGATCACAGGTCTCTGGTTTTAGATCTCCACCGACAGCTAGGTTTAATGATCCATCTGTGCCTTCCCCACCAACATCAAATGTCCCAGCCACTGTTGGACCATTTCAGCATTTCCCAACACCACCTTTTCGCTCAACAGCTCACGTACCCCTTTCACATGCCCCGCCCATGGGGCAACCACTGGCTCAACCTCCTGCACCGCCAGTTTCCTTTCGTACACAGCCACAGATACCTCTTGTGCCAATGGGATCTCCACCTCAAAGTCTAAATTCTGCACCGCCCAACATGAATGTTCCTTACACTTCACCAGATTCAACGGTTCCAGCTCCCAGACCCAATTTTCAGTCACCATATTCTGGACATATCCGTATGCAATGTAACACAGATTCACAAGCCCCACCTATACAGTCTCCTTTTCCTGCTCACCAAGGAGGTTATGCACCTGCCCCTCTACCTTCTTCATCCCCTTTTCTTGCTCATCCTGGTGGTTATGTTCCACCTCCGCCAGTGTCAGCACCCATGGGTCTGCAGTCGAGGGACCAAATGCAGCATCTTGGCTCTGGACCTCCTATTGGTTCTATCCAAGGTTTGATGGAAGACTTCAGCTCACTCTCCATTGGGTCTGTTCCTGGATCAATTGATCCAGGAATTGATTCCAAAGCGTTGCCGAGGCCATTGGAAGGTGATGTGGAACCAAAATTGCTTGCTGAGATGTATCATATGAACTGCGATCCTAGATATCTACGACTTACGACTAGTGCTATTCCAAATTCCCAATCTTTGGCTGCAAGGTGGCATTTGCCCCTTGGAGCCATTGTTTGCCCACTTGCAGAAGCTCCTGATGgggtgagtgtctctaaatccAGGATGATAAAAAATGGCCATTATTGTACATGCTGTGATGATTACCTTTTTAATTGGTCTTATCTATTCAGGAGGAAGTGCCAGTAGTTAATTTTGCTTTAACAGGCATTATTCGATGTAGAAGATGTCGCACATATGTGAATCCATTTGTCACATTTACAGATTCTGGGAGAAAGTGGCGCTGCAGCGTTTGTTCTTTACTGAATGATGGTAAATTTCAATTTACTTGACATAGTACCCCCGCTTcccccacaaaacaaaaaaaagcccGTGACAATAGAAAgccaaaatggaaatgaaaaggaaagtcTCGGAGTAGCTCAGATGAAAGTAAATGATGTGTTATAGTATTAAGGGGCATAGAAAGAATATTGCCAACTTGAGACTGGCATCTTGTAACTTCTTAGATTAAACCAGTGGCCAATGTTTTCCATTGCCttgtttaaactttttaaataatattgccAACTTTAAATAGTTGCATCAAAGAGtgatgtaatatttttattagccAGGGAAAATGACTAGCACTGCAATTTAGTGTCAAAATCAAAGGTTCTACTTGCTGCATGGTTCAGAATTTTTTCCAGATACTCGCGTTTGCAAttgtgtttttattaattttgtggaTCATGATTGGTTTGTAGAGCTCCTTTTCATTGTTCTTGTGGTACAAATTCTAATTTATGTTGACTCTCATGTTCAGTTCCTGGTGAGTATTTTTCCCATTTAGATGCCACTGGCAGAAGACTTGATTTGGATCAGCGGCCTGAGCTTACAAAGGGTAGTGTCGAATTTGTTGCTCCAACTAAATATATGATGCGGCCTCCAATGCCTCCAGTGTATTTTTTCCTCATTGACGTCTCTATCTCTGCAGTAAGAAGTGGTATGATTGAGGTAAGCACTTCCAGTTATACATCAGATTTTGCTGCAACTCATATTGTGCTTTACCATCTAAAAACACTCTTCTTTCATAACTCGTATACAGCCATAGAAGCTTTAGGGCAAATATGTCTGATACTATATTATCATATAAGTATTATTTGTGTATTAGTATGCAGTTTATTCTATGGCATAACAGTGTATAGACGTTCTTAGATCTAAGGAAAATATTGATTGCGAGTGCCGTGGTTCATTTATTGGgtcattttagaaaaaaaatattttcttttgtttatgttgCATGCTTTGTGCAATGGTATAATGATTAGGAACTTAGCCCAGCCATGTGGATATCTCCACCTTTAAATGAGGGAAGGTCTTGGGCTCAACTCATTGGAGGGCTGGGATTTTGCACCTGGTGGGTTTGGGGGAGGTTACCTCCATTTTGAGTCTGTAATTTTGGCATGTTATCTCACATGGCACCAATGCAGTAGGATTTGCAGTTACTGCATCAAAGCATAAGTGATGTGATTATTAAAAGCTTTCATTTGTAAggtggtttttcttttaaattgaataaaaatgatCATCCTCTGTAAAATTATCTTCGATACGTGTAACTggaaaagacaagaaaattaggatatttttttttctaatttaaactTATGTTAACCTCTACGATTTTTATGCAGGTTGTGGCCCAAACAATTAGATCTTGTTTGGACGAGCTCCCTGGCTTCCCCAGAACACAAATTGGATTTGCAACTTTTGACAGTGCAATACATTTTTATAACATGAAGGCATGCACTATGTGTTACTACTGGTTGATATGGTTTTTTCCCTGCTTCAGCCAAAACACTTTCTGAATGCTTTATGGGTTTTTCATGTGCAGTCATCTTTGACACAGCCACAAATGATGGTTGTCTCAGATCTAGATGACATATTTGTACCATTGCCAGATGATCTCCTTGTCAATTTGTCCGAGTCAAGAAGTGTGGTGGAAACCTTCCTAGATAGCTTGCCCTCTATGTTTCAGGACAATATGAATGTGGAATCTGCTTTTGGTCCTGCTCTTAAGGCAGCTTTCATGGTTATGGTATGTTAATTTTATCCTTGTACATTGCTGTAACTTTGGCTGTGCATAaatatgattattgtttgtgctaatattttcatttcttaatttttaagaaaattaatatatgcattttttGAGTGATGTGGTCATCAAATTATTTGCTTATCCCTCCTGGACACACTTTGGTTATTCAGTCCTTCTCCATTAGCCCTTTTCTCTATCTGCAGAGTCAACTTGGgggaaaattattaatttttcaaaacacaCTGCCATCTCTTGGTGTTGGCCGCCTGAAATTGCGTGGAGACGATCTTCGTGTTTATGGAACGGATAAAGAACACATGTTAAGACTTCCAGAAGATCCATTCTACAAGCAAATGGCTGCTGAATTAACTAAGAACCAGATATCAGTGAATGCATATGCCTTCAGTGAAAAGTACACTGATATAGCCTCTTTAGGTACATGCTTTGATTTCCTTTGCTCTGTGAATCTGTTTTTGGTGACTAAAGTCTAAGCTGatatttaaaagattttggagcatttttttatatattgacatttcattattattttttgaacgTCAAACATGTTGCAATTTTCTGTCATTGCGGTGAATAATATCACAAATtcgattttataatatttttgcacTTCGAGAAGGGCTCACTTGGTCTGGCAACTATGACTTAAGACATGGGATTTCTATTTGTGGTCGAGTCAAGGGGAGGATGTAGTTGTATTCTTTATAAAGCCCAAGTTACTATCCTAGAATGTAAATTGCTTGAATGAAATCGACAAGCACCTTGGGATTGAAAATCTACTTTGTCAATGGACGGTAGATAATtgtggtatgctccctctaggtctaaggtttgaactCTAAGGTTTGAACCTTTGGGTGCAAAACAATTTTAAGGGCCTCATCCTATGGGTGAATAGCTGGTGATTTACCTGATCTGTATGATGGGGATGCATTGCACGGGTCAGGTCCGGGGTTTAACCGGATTAAAGACGTTGCATTTGCACAGTCTTTGAATTCCTCGAAAAAAGTcagataattttttgtttgcagAAAACCAAGCTGGAATTTGTCTCTAGATGCATGGTTTGAAGCTGGTGGGGTTTCCATCATGTGGGTTGGAGCTATTTAGCTCCCAAGGGGCACCCGGTGGGATAATAGGGTGGAGAGGAAATTGGAATAATGTCTCAGACAGTTTAACGTAGCTTGTTTTATAGAAATGTAGAAGATGGTTTCTCTTCTGTTTTTGTGGTCGCTTATAGGCATAACTTTGAACAGTGAGAGAAGTATTTGTGGGAGGGCAGGTCTTTGTAGTTGGTGGACAATGGATACAACCTAGGGCTGTTGAACATCTTTGAACTCCAACTTTGGACTTGGAATGGTGATTATGGTTCTATGGATatttctcattcccaaaaaGATGGGGTCTGTGGATGTTGGAGACTATCAtcccattagccttgtgaatggggttTACAAGATCATTTCTAAAGTGTTAGCGAATCGATTGTGTACGGTGATGAAAAAGGTAATTTTGAAGCCGCAAAATGTCtttgtcaaaggtagacaaatcctAGATTCGATCTTAGTTGCAAATGAAGTTTTGGATGGATGAATCAACTCTAGAGAACCTGGGTTACTTTGCAAATTAGACATGAAGAAAGCCTATGATCACAATAGCTAGAAGTTCCTACTTTCTTTACTTGcaagatgtggctttggggagaaaTGGCATAAATGGGTAGAGTTTTGCATCTCTGCAGTTCGattctctatcttggtgaatggctCTCTAGTAGGTTTCTTTGACTCCTCTTGTGGCTTGAGGCAAGGTGACCCActctctctactttttttatcCGTCATGGAAGCTCTTAGTAAGATGATTGTGGGTCTTGTGGAAGGAGATCTCTATGGTTTTTCAGTAGGGAATGGTGATTATGGTTCTATGGATATTTCTCACTAGCTTTTTGCTGACGACACTCTTATCTTTTGTGGAGCAAATTTTAGGCATATCCAATCTGTGAGGGCTCTATTTCTTAGCCTCTCTATTGGGCCTCCTTCCAATCTATGGATAAGTTTGAATTGGTGCTGATGGGGTTGTCCCTGATGTGATAAATTTAGCCTTTTTGTTGGGCTGTAAGGTACCATATTTAAATCAGAGAGGCTTACCATTGGGTGCTCCCTTTAAATCAGAGAGGATTTGGAATAGTGTGGTTGAAGAGGTGGAGCGCAGATTGGCTTCTTTGAAGATGTTGTACTTGTCTAAAGGTGGTAGGCTCACTTTGATTAAAAGCACTCTCTCTAAAGGTGGTAGGCTTCTTGCTCCTGCTCCCCACAAAGTTGACCAACCGTATAGAGAAGATCAACAAAACTTCTTGTGGAGTGGATTGAGGGAAAAGTTCAAATTTCACTTAGTTAATTGGTCACTTGTATGTACTCCAATTTCTGGGGGTGGTCTGGGGATTCGGAacttgatgaaattcaatcaagctctgttgggtaaatggttgtggaggtatgAAAACGAAATTGGGCCTGTTGATATCGTGTTTCGCGAGCCTGGGTAACTCTATGCTGATAGTGCCACGATGTGAATTATTTAGAGCCCCTGACAGTGTTCCGGTGTGGCTATATAGTGGCGGTTCGTACGTCTATGGCggtgaatggaaaataagtgcaagaaaagtaaaaagaaatgaacacCAAGATTTATGTGATTCGGCAATAGGCCTACGTCCATGAGGGTTTGGGGAGGGAAGTCTCCACTTATAATATATCTCTTTACAGTCACTTATGGatcctcatatctcactgtataGAGAAAGTTTGAGCTCTTCCTATTGGAGACGCTGTCTTCCTTGAAAGGctgcttgaagaagaagatctgaTTGCAGGAGAGCTTGGTCCATGTGAGAAGTGAAAATCCTAATCCAATCTCAATATCTCCATCGATCTGTGTTGATTCGTCCTTTTGATGTTGTTAGGGCATCCCCTTTTATATGTTTGTCTGACCCTTTACTGTACATGTCAGCCTGTAATGAGTTGACAGATCTCCCTTGCATGAACACTTTGCCATCTCCCTTTGACTCTCTGACACTTATAGCCTCTCACGTCCCTCTTGCccctttcttatctctttttttgTTCCCCTTTTGTCTCTAGTGATGTCTTGGTGGGTTGAGCCCAATTTATGGGCTATGGGCATTTTTCCCCTTCACAGAACCCCGTTAGTTTTTAGCACACTTGTgggctgaaaattataaaagttttgATGTTCAGAGAGTCTTTATGAGGATTTCTGACCTGGGCGAGCATGTTGAAGGTAAACGGGTTTGCGAACTGATATCCAGCGTTAATGAGTACGTGTATGTTGCGACCGTGGATCTTGGATATGTGTCAAGACTCCATCAAAAACCACCCTAGGACATGGTCCTGGGCTTGCATGGGCTAGCTAAGGCCACCAAGGACTAATGCCATGGGCCCCCATGGGTTCCACACTACTATCAtttgtttattgatttattgatttattttatttatttttatttatcaagggaCCAATATTTAAGGTTTCCACCTTGTAagctctataaataggactcttaggcatttagtttacatcttttgaacctTTGGCAAATTCCCAAAGTGGGTAGACTTGTTCATGAGATCACCCTTTCGGTGCTAggcacttgggctacttgggtgcaattcgtgaatccctagtagagaatcatcaccttgcaattcgtgaataagtgtgattcaacttatcttgttcttgtaatttggtgcaattcgtaaatccaagttgtgttatctttgttattttcaaatttatcaatctatgaggtttatttcaacgattgtgcaatccgtgaatcaatTGTTGAAGTGCTATGTTGTTCACCCATTGTTCATCCATTATCttcattattcttattttctatcttattcatctatattttcttgcatatctaaatattcatataaaccaaaaagattcttcatattcttttgttgagtccattcatcTTTGTGTATTCTTGACTTGGTGGTGAAGTTGTTCATCATTGTGTTCTTGAATGTTCATACGTGTTCATCCATATATTTCCTTGCATTCATTTGATCCACCCAAACACTAGTCTTGCCCACTATAGTGTTTGCCCTAGTCCACTTACCATAAATTACCTTGTCGCCCCTCTATAAAATCTTAGCCATATTTCCCACATACGCTACTCAACCAACCCTAGTATTGCCCTACTTTCCATAATAGTTCACTTCCCATAATTGTCATTCATCCCTCAAACACATAGCCCTAGCTATGAGTCATACTTACCATACTTGGCTTGACCATAAATCTTCCCAACCATAAAACTctagccgtccacctcaagtCCCTATAAGGTAATCCATTCTTTTTAGGAGTCTTGCCTCCATCCACTCCCACAAACCCTAGCCATTCCTCAAGAGTCCTAtttggcaacttccttaattcaaAGAAAGTTTACTTATTCCAATCACTCATTCAATTCCTTAAAACTCTCACCTCCTTCCATAGATCTAGTCAACCAAAGACTCCATCCTCTTGCCATATTTAAAGCCAAATCCTATctttcttatcttatcataGCCAATCCCTAAAATCAAGGAGCAACCCTTAACTCATTCAAACTCCATCTCATCTACCATATCCAATCCCTCAAATCTCTCATTCCCTACAATCACTCAAGTCAACCAAAGATCCCAATCCTATCTTGCTATATTCAAATCCTATATTCTATCTCCTAATCCCTAAAGTTAAGGAGCAACCCTAAACTCATTCAAACAttttccaaaccctagcatctcaTCCAAGACTCCAACCCCTAGTCCATCTCTTCCCAATCTCGAAATCACCCTtagccaccacacaaaaccctagctacacttcactattccaaccctaatcatcatccaagaggccccaacatcaagggcaaccctcAAGCCatccacattgcatcaaacactcatAATCCTAAGCCAATCTCCAAAGACCACGTCAACCCTAATTCATTCCCATAGTCCACGACAACCCTAGTTACCTCCAACCCATAATCCTAGCCTCATCTCATCCACTCAACTCTAGCCCCATCATCTTGGCCcctcactcaagaacaagtctctAGCAtcccacattgatttgccttccctaaacacttagcctactcAAGTTGTTCATCATCTCcatcattccatcacccaaACACCATCCATTTGTTGAAAGCCAAGCAAGTTGGTAAGGTCACTTGGTCATCATTCACACCAAGGCGAGCTTGtggtccttagtgttagggacaagactgAGGTCCCTGATAATATGGTGGGAGACGAACTCGACCACGTAAAGTGTCAGCGTAGAGCTCATGTAGCATGAGATATACTCGACCGCGTAAAGTGTAAGCGCAGAGTTCGAATGGTGCGAGAGATGGACTAGATCGCGTAAAGTGCGAGTGCGGAGCTCGAATGGTGCGGGAGATGGACTCGACCGCATAAAAAGCGAGCGTGGAGCTCGAATGGAGCTGGAGATAGACTCGACCGTGTAAAGCATGAGCGCAGAGCTCGAATGGTGCGAGAGATGGACTCGACCGCGTAAAAAGCGAGCGCGGAGCTTGAATGGAGCTGGAGATGGACTCAACCGCATAAAGCGCGAGTGCGGAGCTCAAATGTTGCGGAAGATGTACTCAGCCACGTAAAGCGCTAGTGTGGAGCTCGGATGGAGCGGGAGATGGACTTGACTATGTAAAGCACGAGCGTGGAACTTGAATGGtgtgggagatgtactcgaccgcgTAAAGCACAAGCGCGAAGCTTGTACTTGCCTACCTTCAGGGGTAAAAGCCCGGTCTCTAGATCGACCACGGAGTATAAAGCACATGACCAAAGCCATGAGCTTACCCTGCTAACAGCTATTTGAAATGCAAGTCCTaatgacttgtcgagcttcGTGCAAGGTTGCTGCCTACGATGCATTGGTAAGGGAGCAGGGCCcttgggctctgccaacctataagcgCCAGTCGGAATACAAGCTAGTCCTGAGATTGGACTTGCCAACCTTCACGGGGTACAAGCTCGGTCTCTAGATcggccacgaagtataaagcacaggaccAGAGCCATGAGCTTTGCCCTACtaaccaaagttttaaatttcgtaccgtaccggccggtacggccgaaatttttcgtttcggccgtccggccggtacaggtactatacctgttccgtaccggccaaaataccagccgtaccggccgataccggtcataccggcctcaatttcggcctgtaccggcctatatttcggctggtaccggccgatatttcggcctgtgtttttttttttttttttttcattttttcgttttttcaaactacaaacttattttttaaccctcaattcagactagactatttataatttatatatatatgtatttgtatataatttatttatatatagactattattttagaatataatttttatatatatttatatatataatttatttatagatcgactatcccgaaacgctatcccgaaacggtaccggtaccgaaatatttcgttccagtgccttgaccggtacgctatccggtacggtattcaaaacattgctacTAACAGCTATTCGAAATGCAAGTCCcaatgacttgtcgagcttcATGCAAGGTTGCTGTCTGCGATGCATTGACAGTgatagaatctccatcaacggaATCTCCATCAgtgaaatctccatcaacggAATCTCCATCAAACAAAACTGAGTCACTAGACTCTCGCGAGCACCACTTTCGCGCTTTACTTGGTCGAGTCCATCTCCCGCACCATTTGAGCTCCGCGTTCGCACTTTACGCGGTCGAAGTCCATCTCCCGCACCATTCGAGCTCCGCGATCAAGCTTTATGCAGTCGAGTCCATCTCCCACTCCATTTGAGCTCCGCGCTCGCTTTTTACGCGGTCGAGTCCGTCTCCCGCACCGTTTGAGCTCCACGCTCGCACTTTACTTGGTCGAAGTCCATCTCCCGCACCATTCGAGCTCCGCGATCGAGTCCATCTCTTGCTCCATTCGAGCTCCGTGCTCGCACTTTACACAATCAAGTCCATCTCCCACTCCATTTGAGCTCGGAGCTTGCGCTTTACGCAATCGAGTTCATCTCCCGCA from Juglans microcarpa x Juglans regia isolate MS1-56 chromosome 4S, Jm3101_v1.0, whole genome shotgun sequence carries:
- the LOC121261900 gene encoding protein transport protein Sec24-like At3g07100; this encodes MGTENPGRQQFPARPAATPFAASPPQNVMPFSSSGPVVGPESSGFRRTPPAVHQPMMPSSMHVEGSQVSGFRSPPTARFNDPSVPSPPTSNVPATVGPFQHFPTPPFRSTAHVPLSHAPPMGQPLAQPPAPPVSFRTQPQIPLVPMGSPPQSLNSAPPNMNVPYTSPDSTVPAPRPNFQSPYSGHIRMQCNTDSQAPPIQSPFPAHQGGYAPAPLPSSSPFLAHPGGYVPPPPVSAPMGLQSRDQMQHLGSGPPIGSIQGLMEDFSSLSIGSVPGSIDPGIDSKALPRPLEGDVEPKLLAEMYHMNCDPRYLRLTTSAIPNSQSLAARWHLPLGAIVCPLAEAPDGEEVPVVNFALTGIIRCRRCRTYVNPFVTFTDSGRKWRCSVCSLLNDVPGEYFSHLDATGRRLDLDQRPELTKGSVEFVAPTKYMMRPPMPPVYFFLIDVSISAVRSGMIEVVAQTIRSCLDELPGFPRTQIGFATFDSAIHFYNMKSSLTQPQMMVVSDLDDIFVPLPDDLLVNLSESRSVVETFLDSLPSMFQDNMNVESAFGPALKAAFMVMSQLGGKLLIFQNTLPSLGVGRLKLRGDDLRVYGTDKEHMLRLPEDPFYKQMAAELTKNQISVNAYAFSEKYTDIASLGALAKYTGGQVYYYPSFQSATHGEKLRHELSRDLTRETAWEAVMRIRCGKGVRFTSYHGNFMLRSTDLMALPAVDCDKAYAAQFSLEDTLLTTQTVYFQVALLYTASCGERRIRVHTAAAPVVADLGEMYRQADSGAIVSLLSRLAIEKTLSHKLEDARNSLQLRIIKALKEYRNLYAVQHRLGGRMIYPESLKFLPLYGLAICRSKPLRGGYADASLDERCSAGYTMMSLPVKKLLKLLYPRLVQLDEYLRKASTQADIKDLEKTLPLAAENLDARGLYLYDDGFRFILWFGRALSPDVAMNLLGADFAAELSKVNLYEHDNEMSRKLMRILKKFRDSDHSYYQLCHLVRQGEQPRESFLFLSYLLEDQIGGANGYVDWILQIHRQVQQNA